The genomic region GCACCGACGCAGAGCCGGCGGTCGTGGTGCCGCTGCTGGCCGTGGCGGTCTTCGCCTCGACGTACTACCGCCCGGTGTCGCCGGCGGTCTCGACGTTCTGGGTCACGATGATCTTCGCGATGATCTACGAGACCCTCGGCCGGCTCAGCCCCGTCGCGCTGGAGCTGCGGGTCCTGGAGACCCTCTTCGGCGCGGTGGTGGCACTGCTGGTCGCCTGGTGGGTCTTCCCCACCCACACCCGGACCAAGCTCAACCAGGACCTGACCAGCCTGCTCGACGACCTGCGCGTGGTGATCACGGCCGGCCTGGAGCGGCTCAGCGGCAACGACACGGTCTCGGCGGCGGCGATCCGTCGACGCCTGCTCGCGATCAACCAGGCCGCCCGGCAGCTCACGGTGACCTCGGCGCCGCTGCGCCGGGCGGCGGGGGCTCTGGAGGCCGGCGGGGTCGAGGGCCGGCTCACCGCCGTGTGGTCACTGACCTACTACACCCGCCGCCTGATCGAGGCCGTCGAGCACGCGCTCGCCGCCGGGGTGGACCCGGGCGGCGAGGACTGGGGGCAGCTGCGGCGCGCCACCAGCGACAACCTCACCGCGCTGACCGCGGCCCTCGCGGACCAGCTGCCCGGCCCGGTCCACGACTCCCTGCCGGCCAGCCGGGACTACGACCCCAGCGGCCGGCCGACGCGACCCGAGGACGCCGTACTCCGTGAGCTCGAGCGGATCAACCAGACGGTCGTGCTGCTGCTCGGCGACATCTCCCCCGGCGCCGTGAACCGGGACGCCGAGCCGGCCGCCACGCCCTGAGCGGCCCAGCCCCTGAGCAGCCCTGCCACGGGCGAGCGCCCGCCCCGTCGGTCCGACCGGCTGACAGGAGCGCGTGGCTCCTGGGCGGGCCGGGCGGGACGGTGCGGGCGCCTCGCAGCGCGGACCGGTCAGGCCGGGGCGGCCGAGTCCTCCTCCTCGAGCATCCGGCGCAGGTTCGCCTCCTGGTCCGAGCTCAGGTTGGTCTCGATCAGCTCGCCGCGGATGCCCTGCTCGCGCAACGACTCGTGGACCCGGTCGAGCACGACCCCGGTGGTGAGCACGAACAGCGCCGAGGTGCCGGGGGTGACCTTCTCGCGCACGGAGCCGATGAAGTCGTCGTCGATGCCGACATCAATCATCGAGCCGGCCAGGGCGCCGCCGGCGGCACCGACCACGAGGCCGATCAGCGGAATGAAGAAGATGACTCCGAACAGCAGCCCCCAGAACATGCCGCCGAGCACGCCGTTCGCCAGCATGTTGGTCGCCTGCCGGGTCTTGGGCTTCTTCTTGCCCTCCTCCCACGAGACGGTCGCCGCGTCGAGGATCTGCACGAGCTCCTGCTTCTGGAGCTTGGAGAGCGCCTCCTCGGCCCGCTGCGCGCCGTCGGGGGTGTCGAACTTCCACACGGTCAGAGTTGCCACGTCGTGCTCCTTTGGTCCGGACAGGCATGCCCCGAAACCGACGCATGCTCGTATCCGGTCCCCCGTTTTCCGCCAGTGACCCCCGTCACCATCAGGCGCCAGCGCCGATCGGCAGACACTCCGTAGTGCCCGGGACGTAAAGACCCGGGCACGCGCGGGCCGCACTCCGCCACGTCGCGGCCACGCCTCGCCCACCGGCCGGTAAGGGTTCGGTACGTCGCTCGCGCCCGGCGCCGGGGCGTGCCTGACTCATAGCCCGAGCGAGAGCGCCAGGAGGGCCACCATGTCGGACGAGCTCAGGATGAGGATGGACCGCTGCCTGCGCGACGCGGGCCAGCACGCGGCGCGCGCCCTGCTGGAGATGGACCGGATGCGGAACTCGGGCGACCCCCGCGAGCGGGCCGCCTACGACGAGGTGCACGAGCTGATCAACGACCTCGGCGGCGCCCTGATCCTGCTCCAGGTCGCGGCCTGAGCCGGCCCGTCAGTCCCGCGGCCGCACGTGCTCCGCACGCACCCACCCGTGGGCCAGTTCCCAGCTGCGGACCCCGCCACCGGACGCCCACACCACCAGCGCCTCCCACCGGTCGGCGGTGCGCCGCCACTCCAGGATCAGCCCCGGGCAGCGCTCGTGCCAGCGACCGGTCTGGCAGACCCAGACGTGGCGCGGCACGGCGTGCCCGCGGGAGCCGGTGACCTGATCGTGCATCCGCCCACGATAGAACACCTGTTCGAACGCCTGGCCGGTGGTGCCGGGTCGAGCCGGCCAGCCACCCGGGTCGGGAGCCGCCGTACGGCGAAGAACCCGCTGGCGAGGTGTCGCCAGCGGGTTCTTCGGGTGCCGTTCGGTGCGGCCGACGATCAGAGGACCAGGATCAGGACCACGATGACGGCGATGACCAGGGCGAGAATGGCAATGGTGCGAGTGTTCACAGGGCACTCCTTCGGGCCGGATAGGTTCCCCTCCATGCCCGGGGACGGGCCCGCCCAAACCGTCAGCTGCCGGAGTCGTAGTCCGAGGGCTCGCTGTCGATCATGAAGTTGCGGTCGTTCTCGATGCCCTGGACCATCCGCTCCACCCACGCATCGTCGGTGGTCTCGATGTCGCGATCGGCCAGCTGCGCACGCAGGTAGGTCGCCAGGTCGGTCTCGCCGGAGGCCTTCGCGATGGAGGTCGCGTCGACGGCGGCTTGGAGATCGGAGTCGTACGAGGCCATGGGGGCTCCTCTCGTCGGGGACCGGCCCGTTACCCGACGGGCGCCCGCTCGACACCCCGGCCGGCGGCCGGGCCGCGGCGAGCTCAGTCCTCGTCGGTCGCGAAGTCCTCGTCGTGGGTCCCGGGCCGCGGCGCCCACGGCAGCTCCCGGGCGGGGCGGACGACGACCAGCCGGTCGCCGCGGGCGAGCAGTGTGACCACCGGGTCGAAGTAGCGGTAGACCTTCTCGTCGCGCACCACCGCGATCACCTGGTCGGGCAGCGACTGCGGGGCCTTGCCGACCTCGGTGACCAGCAGCTCGCGCTCGGCGACCTCGAGCCCCTCGCCGTACGTCAGCAGGTCCTCCATCACCGAGCCCAGGGTCGGGGAGAGCGAGGAGAGGCCGAGCAGCCGCCCGACCGCGTCGGAGGAGGTGATCACCGAGTTGGCGCCGGACTGCCGCATCAGCGGCGCGTTCTCCTGCTCCCGCACCGAGGCGACGATCCGGGCGTCCGGGTTCTGCTGGCGCACGGTCAGCGTGGCCAGCACGTTCGCGGCGTCGCTGTCGGTGGTGATGACGACCTGGTCGGCCTCGGCGACCCCGGCGCGGCGCAGTACGTCGCGGCGGGTGGCGTCGCCGGTGACGACCGCCAGCCCGTCGGCGTGGGCGTCCTGGAGCGCGGTGGCGCTCGGGTCGACGACCACGACCGCCTCCCGGTTCAGGCCGTTGCCGACCAGGGTCTCGACGGCGCTACGGCCCTTGGTGCCGTAGCCGATGACGACGACGTGGTGTCCCATGTGCTTCCTCCATCGGGCGACGCGGAACATCTCCCGGCCCTGCGAGGCGAGAACCTCGAGGGTGGTCCCGATCAGGAGGACCAGGAAGGCGATGCGGGCGGGGGTGATGACGAACGCGTTGATCAGGCGCGCGCCGTCGGTGACCGGCGCGATGTCGCCGTAGCCGGTGGTGCTGAGCGTGACGGTCGTGTAGTAGATCGCGTCGATGAGGCTGATCGTGTTGGTGGGGTCGTTGCCGTCGCGATAGCCGTCCCGGTCGAACCAGACCAGCAGCGTGGTGCCGACCAGGATGCCCAGCGCGGCCAGCAGCCGGCGGCCGAGCTCCCACCACGGCGAGCGGACCCGCTCCGGCAGGGCGATCATCGTGCGCCCCGCGGCCGGTGTGGAGTCGGAGCGGAGGACGGGCACGAAGCGAATCTAGTGGACCGGGGGCGCGGACCTGCTCAGGGCCGGCCCTTCGACCCATCGTGGCGCGGCCGCGGCCCCCGCTGCAGGCGGGCCCGGGTGGTCGCCTTCTGCGGGAAGACTGTGTCGAAGGCGGCGTTGACGGCAGCCCCGATCAGCACGGCGATCGCCACCAGGTAGAGCCACAGCAGCACCGCGATCGGCGCGGCCAGCGGGCCGTAGATCGAGCGGGAGTCCGCAGCGGTCACGGTCAGCACCCAGCGCAGCAGGTAGGAGCCGGCGACCCAGGCGAACAGCGAGAACGTCGCGCCCGGCAGGTTGAAGGTCCAGCTCGTTCGGGCCGGCACCGAGACGTGGTAGAGCGTGGCCAGGAAGCAGATGCAGACCGCGATCACGACCGGCCAGTAGAACCCGAGCACGAAGCCGAGGTCGTCGGGCAGCCACCGGGCGACCAGGGTCGGCCCCACCACGATCAGCGGCACCGCCACCACGCCGGTGACCAGCGCCAGCACGTAGAGGACGAACGAGAGGGCCCGGGTCGCGATGATCCCGCGGTGCCCGCCGAGGCCGTGCATGATCGTGATCGTGTCGACGAAGACGTTGAGGGCTCGCGACCCCGACCACAGCGCGAGCACGAAGCCCAGCGAGATCACGTCGAAGCGCCCGCCGCGCAGCACCTCGTCCATGGTCGGCGCGATCACCCGGTCGACCGCGCTGTCGGTGAGCAGCCGGGAGGAC from Nocardioides pantholopis harbors:
- a CDS encoding DUF1269 domain-containing protein; this encodes MATLTVWKFDTPDGAQRAEEALSKLQKQELVQILDAATVSWEEGKKKPKTRQATNMLANGVLGGMFWGLLFGVIFFIPLIGLVVGAAGGALAGSMIDVGIDDDFIGSVREKVTPGTSALFVLTTGVVLDRVHESLREQGIRGELIETNLSSDQEANLRRMLEEEDSAAPA
- a CDS encoding potassium channel family protein; the protein is MIALPERVRSPWWELGRRLLAALGILVGTTLLVWFDRDGYRDGNDPTNTISLIDAIYYTTVTLSTTGYGDIAPVTDGARLINAFVITPARIAFLVLLIGTTLEVLASQGREMFRVARWRKHMGHHVVVIGYGTKGRSAVETLVGNGLNREAVVVVDPSATALQDAHADGLAVVTGDATRRDVLRRAGVAEADQVVITTDSDAANVLATLTVRQQNPDARIVASVREQENAPLMRQSGANSVITSSDAVGRLLGLSSLSPTLGSVMEDLLTYGEGLEVAERELLVTEVGKAPQSLPDQVIAVVRDEKVYRYFDPVVTLLARGDRLVVVRPARELPWAPRPGTHDEDFATDED
- a CDS encoding YihY/virulence factor BrkB family protein, with the protein product MAVQTPQDAAGSAGPADPGPLARARGRLLASGRRRGHTLWRLVVATVASCLRYRVTGLAAEAAFFAVLSVPPLIFAMTGAVGYVTDRFTPGQVEEVRQAVLDLSSRLLTDSAVDRVIAPTMDEVLRGGRFDVISLGFVLALWSGSRALNVFVDTITIMHGLGGHRGIIATRALSFVLYVLALVTGVVAVPLIVVGPTLVARWLPDDLGFVLGFYWPVVIAVCICFLATLYHVSVPARTSWTFNLPGATFSLFAWVAGSYLLRWVLTVTAADSRSIYGPLAAPIAVLLWLYLVAIAVLIGAAVNAAFDTVFPQKATTRARLQRGPRPRHDGSKGRP